In Leptospirillum ferriphilum, the following proteins share a genomic window:
- a CDS encoding DUF1015 domain-containing protein: MSEIVPFRGLVYKNGLKENMDRLTAPPYDIISKEAQKEFYAMDPNNVIRLELPIPPDKETPGNNRYTEARKELDRMRREGILVVDPQPAIYPYSMTYKDPYTRKERTIRGLVARIRLEEWEKKVVYPHEKTLAGPKEDRMSLFKETQAAFSQIFCLYPDPAASVVKKLYASASPRFQAKDQDGVVHALMSVTDPAVLAEVQQYFSKVPLFIADGHHRYETYLAYRNFRRSQEPDAGPNAPFEFITVFLAALEDENLTVLPTHRMIHNVPPELISGLFRQEGVLKTEEIFSYENKEQFLKILMSSDTNRILFGLIRKDPRELRIVSLNKEKGAGVRSLDSWWLQESVLGPVLGIVPERVAKEDLLRYSKSAEDVIQKVGTGEYPVAFLLRPSSPRVVEEVSLRGELMPQKSTYFYPKPLTGMVMTLL, translated from the coding sequence ATGTCTGAAATTGTTCCATTCAGGGGATTGGTTTATAAAAACGGGCTCAAAGAGAATATGGATCGTTTGACGGCACCCCCCTACGACATTATCTCAAAAGAAGCCCAAAAAGAATTTTATGCGATGGATCCGAACAATGTTATTCGTCTGGAGTTACCAATTCCTCCAGACAAGGAAACGCCAGGAAATAATCGATATACGGAAGCACGCAAAGAATTAGACCGGATGAGACGGGAAGGTATTCTTGTGGTCGATCCCCAGCCGGCCATCTATCCCTATTCGATGACCTATAAGGATCCCTACACACGAAAAGAGCGAACGATCAGGGGACTCGTTGCACGCATCAGACTTGAAGAGTGGGAAAAAAAAGTCGTCTATCCGCATGAAAAAACACTGGCCGGTCCCAAAGAAGACCGTATGTCTCTGTTTAAGGAAACACAGGCCGCATTCAGCCAGATTTTTTGTTTGTATCCCGATCCGGCAGCATCCGTTGTGAAAAAACTTTATGCTTCTGCCTCACCCCGGTTTCAGGCAAAAGATCAGGATGGTGTTGTTCATGCATTGATGTCGGTTACAGACCCAGCGGTCCTTGCGGAAGTACAGCAATATTTTTCAAAGGTGCCATTGTTTATTGCCGATGGTCACCATCGGTATGAAACATATCTTGCTTATCGGAATTTCCGCCGTTCCCAGGAACCAGATGCGGGTCCGAATGCTCCATTTGAATTTATCACGGTTTTTCTGGCAGCTCTTGAAGATGAAAATCTCACTGTTTTGCCAACTCACAGGATGATCCATAATGTCCCGCCGGAATTGATCTCAGGTCTCTTTCGGCAGGAAGGGGTCTTGAAGACGGAAGAAATTTTCTCCTACGAAAACAAGGAGCAGTTTTTAAAAATCTTGATGTCATCGGATACGAACAGGATTCTTTTTGGATTGATTCGAAAGGATCCGAGAGAATTGAGGATTGTATCACTGAATAAGGAGAAAGGTGCTGGCGTTCGCTCACTGGACAGTTGGTGGCTCCAGGAGAGTGTGCTTGGACCTGTTTTGGGAATTGTTCCCGAGCGAGTCGCCAAGGAAGATTTGCTCCGGTATAGCAAGTCGGCTGAGGATGTGATCCAAAAGGTTGGTACCGGAGAGTATCCGGTCGCTTTCCTCCTGAGACCATCTTCTCCCAGAGTCGTGGAGGAAGTCTCTCTGAGGGGAGAACTGATGCCCCAAAAGTCAACCTATTTTTATCCGAAACCGTTAACAGGAATGGTTATGACCCTCCTCTAG
- a CDS encoding polyprenyl synthetase family protein, protein MNPLSATGLKNVWADYEQDLLAVENCLIEFGGDTNDYIREVTSHIIQSGGKRLRPLLMIIASRISGYSGPHISLLSAVVEFIHTATLLHDDVVDHAEMRRGKLSANQIWGNQTAVLVGDYLYATALWMATGVHNHEINDTLTLACRKMSEGEVLELILDNNLSAREEDYLNVVECKTAALTAGTCRIGAILGGADPEKKKSLEDFGYNIGMSFQIADDALDYMAREERLGKTLGKDLSEGKMTLPLLHCLSRATSTQRESLVQKIGKGDVTKQHLREVVDLMKSTGSLEFSLEKAISFMQKAKASLEAFPDSLHKQNLLFLSDFVIERDI, encoded by the coding sequence ATGAATCCATTGTCGGCGACAGGTTTAAAAAATGTATGGGCAGATTACGAACAGGATCTGCTCGCGGTTGAAAATTGCCTGATCGAATTCGGGGGCGATACGAATGATTACATTCGAGAGGTCACATCCCATATTATTCAAAGTGGTGGAAAAAGACTCAGACCTCTTCTGATGATCATTGCTTCGCGTATTTCCGGCTATTCAGGTCCGCACATTTCCCTCCTTTCAGCCGTTGTTGAATTTATTCACACGGCAACCCTTTTGCATGACGATGTTGTTGATCATGCGGAAATGCGTCGGGGAAAACTTTCTGCCAACCAGATCTGGGGAAATCAGACAGCAGTTCTCGTAGGAGACTATCTTTACGCAACCGCTCTCTGGATGGCGACGGGTGTCCATAACCATGAAATCAATGACACATTGACGCTTGCGTGTAGAAAAATGTCGGAAGGTGAGGTCCTCGAACTGATTCTCGACAATAACCTTTCTGCCAGGGAAGAAGATTATTTAAATGTTGTCGAGTGCAAGACGGCGGCTCTTACGGCTGGAACCTGCAGAATTGGAGCTATTCTCGGGGGGGCGGACCCGGAGAAAAAAAAGTCGCTTGAGGATTTTGGGTACAATATCGGGATGTCTTTCCAGATCGCGGATGATGCTCTGGATTATATGGCGCGGGAGGAGCGGCTGGGAAAAACTCTCGGAAAAGATCTTTCTGAGGGAAAAATGACCCTTCCCTTGCTTCATTGTCTTTCCCGGGCGACGTCGACACAAAGGGAAAGCCTTGTTCAGAAAATCGGAAAAGGTGATGTCACTAAACAACATTTGCGTGAAGTTGTCGACCTGATGAAGTCAACGGGGTCGCTCGAATTTTCCCTTGAAAAAGCAATCTCTTTTATGCAAAAAGCGAAGGCTTCTCTTGAAGCGTTTCCGGATTCCCTTCACAAGCAGAATCTTCTGTTTCTGTCTGATTTCGTCATCGAAAGAGACATCTGA
- a CDS encoding site-2 protease family protein, with amino-acid sequence MHEFFSGLPFSLTLMGILTLHEIGHLLAARWHGLPFSPPYFIPAPTLIGTFGAIIRMPPVSHTRKSLFDIGISGPLAGFFPSLIALAWGLHLSRPDVQPGSSGIGLGESILFHYISTFLGPSFGSHQSLVLSPIGFAGWTGLFVTALNLIPVGQLDGSHFLFVFWKQRIHRLIWIVILGVLAWMGFFIGKAGGSGFFLLS; translated from the coding sequence ATGCACGAATTTTTTTCAGGGTTGCCTTTTTCTCTGACTCTTATGGGGATTTTGACTTTGCATGAAATAGGGCATCTTCTTGCCGCAAGGTGGCATGGTCTTCCTTTTTCCCCTCCGTATTTTATTCCTGCCCCAACATTGATCGGGACTTTTGGTGCAATTATCCGGATGCCTCCGGTGTCCCACACGAGGAAAAGTCTCTTTGATATTGGCATTTCAGGCCCACTGGCAGGCTTTTTTCCGTCTCTGATAGCCCTGGCGTGGGGACTTCATCTTTCCCGGCCGGATGTTCAGCCTGGCTCCTCTGGGATTGGACTGGGAGAATCCATCCTTTTCCATTACATTTCAACATTTCTTGGACCATCCTTCGGCTCCCACCAGTCTCTTGTCTTGTCTCCGATCGGTTTTGCAGGATGGACAGGTCTCTTTGTCACTGCCCTGAACCTGATACCGGTTGGTCAGCTGGACGGAAGTCATTTTCTGTTTGTTTTCTGGAAACAACGCATCCATCGATTGATATGGATTGTTATTCTCGGGGTTTTGGCATGGATGGGTTTTTTTATTGGGAAGGCTGGTGGATCTGGCTTTTTTTTGCTCTCTTGA
- a CDS encoding inositol monophosphatase family protein encodes MDWDVQSVRRVAREAALSAGNILLEGYSREIRISYKGTIDLVTEIDWASEKEIIRHIRGRFPEHSILGEEGGVLAGPGTERWIIDPLDGTTNYTHHFPFFCISIGFESEGDVLYGLVFDPLRQQIFEAVKEEGAMLNESRISVSRNSRLSQSLLVTGFSSSKPEDPERDNLPFFNQLSRKVQGIRRTGSAALDLCYVAMGAVDGFWEIGLAPWDTAAGSLIVREAGGRTSDRKNARHELTSPMIVASNGIIHDEMIDILNSVSGL; translated from the coding sequence TTGGATTGGGACGTTCAGTCTGTGCGACGGGTCGCTCGTGAGGCGGCCCTGAGTGCTGGAAATATTTTATTGGAGGGTTACTCGAGGGAGATCAGAATTTCTTACAAAGGGACAATTGATCTCGTGACAGAAATCGATTGGGCATCGGAAAAAGAAATTATTCGCCATATAAGGGGTCGTTTTCCGGAGCATTCTATCCTGGGAGAAGAAGGCGGTGTTCTTGCGGGGCCAGGAACCGAACGGTGGATCATTGATCCGCTGGACGGAACAACAAACTATACGCATCACTTTCCCTTTTTTTGTATTTCCATCGGATTTGAATCGGAAGGAGATGTTCTCTACGGACTGGTATTTGATCCCTTGAGACAACAAATCTTTGAGGCAGTGAAAGAAGAGGGAGCGATGCTCAATGAAAGCCGCATCTCTGTCTCGCGAAACTCTCGACTTTCTCAAAGTCTTCTTGTTACAGGATTTTCATCCTCTAAGCCCGAAGATCCCGAAAGGGATAACTTGCCATTTTTTAACCAGCTGTCCAGAAAGGTGCAGGGGATTCGCCGAACAGGTTCTGCAGCGCTAGACCTGTGTTATGTGGCGATGGGCGCCGTCGACGGATTTTGGGAAATCGGTCTCGCTCCGTGGGATACTGCCGCGGGAAGTCTCATTGTTCGTGAAGCCGGCGGAAGAACGAGCGATAGAAAAAACGCAAGACATGAGTTGACTAGTCCTATGATTGTCGCTTCCAACGGAATTATTCATGATGAAATGATTGATATCCTGAATTCTGTCAGTGGTTTGTAA
- the ppcA gene encoding phosphoenolpyruvate carboxylase produces the protein MSKAFKPPVHHQSYLDRKIPTTMATQHPDNARAPYWKTNNDPFISTLDEIEECYRTYTDLGCQEYMWDWEGKYVDEGVVDKLFSLYHPYFSENQLGKDVFLTFRLPNIWYEKEYRIARAYIGILTFEELSRDLGLNSPPVFEVILPMTDEAQKMIYLKTTFRKIAKLKSQVFDETMEASDPSYLQVIPLIEGVPQLAASHNILMEYADLHQKEYGSKPSYLRPFIARSDPALNAGFIPATIAAKVALSEYYKFGQESGIAIFPIMGVGSLPFRGGLNPFTVSQFLDEYPGVRTVTLQSAFRYDYPLDSVKEAIHSLNRALPFTKPLTYTEEEIAMGERLAQIFSTIYQETVEEIADAINQISAHIPPRRERKLHIGLFGYSRGIGQKRLPRAISFTGALYSLGVPPELIAIGRGIEAAIKENLEDALFMFCRHLKEDLRHAGHYLNRENLRFFASGNPAWERVLEDIIIAEKYFKLELGPVTTEHYLHRNIVSSIYFLTQEEKDISPYLFDAALLRRSLG, from the coding sequence GTGTCGAAAGCGTTCAAGCCACCCGTACATCACCAATCATACCTGGACCGCAAAATTCCTACGACGATGGCCACCCAGCACCCAGATAATGCTCGAGCTCCTTACTGGAAAACAAACAATGATCCCTTCATCAGCACCCTGGATGAAATCGAGGAATGCTACAGAACCTATACAGATCTCGGATGTCAGGAATACATGTGGGACTGGGAAGGAAAATATGTGGATGAAGGCGTTGTGGACAAGCTTTTTTCCCTCTATCACCCATATTTTTCAGAAAATCAGCTCGGCAAGGATGTTTTTCTCACGTTTCGGCTTCCTAACATTTGGTATGAAAAAGAGTATCGCATTGCCCGGGCCTATATCGGAATTCTGACTTTCGAAGAGTTGTCCAGGGATCTTGGACTCAATTCACCGCCGGTTTTTGAAGTGATCCTGCCGATGACAGATGAAGCTCAAAAAATGATTTACCTGAAAACCACCTTCCGCAAAATTGCCAAACTCAAAAGCCAGGTTTTTGACGAAACAATGGAAGCCAGCGACCCATCCTATCTTCAGGTCATCCCCCTCATCGAAGGAGTCCCCCAGCTGGCAGCCTCCCATAATATCTTGATGGAATATGCGGATCTTCACCAAAAAGAATATGGCAGCAAACCTTCTTATCTCAGGCCTTTTATTGCCCGCTCGGATCCTGCCTTGAACGCCGGATTTATCCCCGCAACGATTGCAGCAAAAGTCGCTTTGTCAGAGTATTATAAATTCGGCCAAGAATCCGGCATCGCCATTTTTCCAATCATGGGTGTCGGCTCTCTGCCTTTTCGAGGAGGACTTAACCCCTTCACCGTCTCCCAGTTTCTGGATGAATATCCCGGTGTTCGGACGGTCACCTTACAATCCGCCTTTCGCTACGATTATCCTCTCGACAGCGTCAAGGAAGCCATCCATTCCTTGAACCGGGCTCTTCCTTTTACAAAACCTCTCACCTATACGGAAGAAGAAATCGCGATGGGAGAGAGGCTCGCCCAAATTTTTTCCACGATATATCAAGAGACCGTTGAAGAGATTGCCGACGCGATCAACCAGATTTCCGCTCATATTCCTCCCAGAAGAGAACGAAAGCTTCATATCGGTCTTTTTGGATATTCTCGAGGAATTGGACAAAAAAGGCTTCCCCGCGCCATTAGTTTTACAGGGGCTCTCTACTCCCTGGGGGTTCCCCCGGAACTGATCGCTATCGGAAGAGGGATAGAAGCAGCCATAAAGGAAAACCTTGAAGATGCCCTCTTTATGTTTTGCAGGCATCTGAAGGAAGACTTACGCCATGCAGGCCATTATCTCAACCGCGAAAACCTGCGGTTTTTCGCCTCTGGAAATCCTGCTTGGGAACGCGTACTGGAGGATATCATCATTGCGGAAAAGTATTTTAAACTCGAATTGGGGCCTGTGACGACAGAGCATTACCTGCATCGAAATATTGTTTCAAGCATTTACTTTTTGACCCAGGAAGAAAAAGATATTTCTCCATACCTCTTTGACGCGGCTCTTTTGAGACGTTCTTTAGGCTAA